TGGTTTTGTCAGAGAGCCGCCAACGCACCGCCTCCGGATCCAGACAGCCGGTCCGAGGCTCAATATCTGTATAAATTGGCACCCCATCCAAATAACGTATGGCATGGGCTACCTCCGGGTGAGCCAGAGGCGATAGAATCACTTCATCTTTATGGCTAACCCCTGCTGCATATAAAGCGGCATGCAAAGCAGCGGTACCATTGGCAACGGCTACGGCATATTTAGCACCGATGTATTGGGCAAAGGCGGTTTCAAATTCTAGTACCTTTTGTTCCCTTGGGTTCATTGTTCCGTCTCCTATCTGTGTAAGAATGTCGAATATTATTATATACCAAAACACGCTGGATGAACTTGGAATTAGTACTAACTGAGCATATAATATTCATAAGGGCAGGTGAATCTAATTGTCCATTAACGAGCAGCAAGTAGAATTAATAACAGACTTTTTAGCAAAAAAAATCTCCCCCTATCTTATCATCCTTTTTGGTTCGGCTGTGCGGGGTAATCTAAGAATCAATAGCGATATAGACATAGCTTTCTTGAGTAATCATAAACTAAATGATTATGAGGTTTTCATATTATCCCAGGAACTGGCTGATTTACTTCACAGGGAAGTAGACCTAATCGACT
This region of Desulforamulus ferrireducens genomic DNA includes:
- the mntA gene encoding type VII toxin-antitoxin system MntA family adenylyltransferase antitoxin; this encodes MSINEQQVELITDFLAKKISPYLIILFGSAVRGNLRINSDIDIAFLSNHKLNDYEVFILSQELADLLHREVDLIDLAKASTVFQAQILNTGRVIHCSDFSRKLRFHALVLKKYAMLNQERACVLKRLEGR